The Brassica rapa cultivar Chiifu-401-42 chromosome A10, CAAS_Brap_v3.01, whole genome shotgun sequence genome segment atgataaaaaatatgaaaaaaattattttaaatttttattgcaTTCAAAATCTTTTATATTCATAGGGTTATCTAATATAGAATTAGAATTCAGATTTGAGGGgtggagtttaggatttataaaaaataaatagataaataatttaaatttaaaaataatctcttaaaaataggttcaaaaagaatttttggattcaaaataattttttgaaagatattataaaagattttgaattcaataaaaaattagtaCCACGCAGGAGCACTCGATGTCTAATAACGATTTCCGTTGACATATAGAGAGGAAACGGATGGAAAGATGAGGAGAAGAGGTATTGCGACGGAAAAGATAGCCATTGTTCGATTCTCTTGAatggaagaagagaagaaactgAGAAATGTGTAAGAAAATGAGAAAGAGCTGTTGATATTGTATAGTTCTGTGTTTTAGTTACCGTAAAAACCGTGTAGTTTTACATACGCTTTCAATCTTGTATGTTTTGTTTTCAATCAAAGTAGCATAATAATTAAAATCCCAAAAGTAACAAAACAAAAGGTTTATCAATTAGCATGGTTGTGATtgaaagtaacaaaaaaaattatttttattttctttatcaatGTCAAAACTTTTGAGTTCTTTCCAATAAGAAAGAACGAAACAAAATTTGATGCAATAAAACAGTTAAAAAGAATATCACATGTTGTCGATATCTTTTAAGATAGAATCAATATCAGGAGTCAAAACTGCATGCTTGTACACATCTCCAACCAGACAACAGTTCTTCTCATCTGTGTTAACCGCCATCACATCTTGTGCAAACTCGCTCTTCAACCCTGGGCTAACCTACACACCCGAACCAAAATTAGAATTAGACTCTCATGCACTACTGCTAGAATGGTTATACTTTTTTCTAAATCCGGACAACTGAAACAGGGTCCAAACTAAACAGAACAGGAAAACAAGAAAACAGTTCTTAACATAAACCTGAACCTAGCCTCGGAGGCAAAACCACTAATAGTAACAGACACTGGCCTAATGTTTTTCTCGGGGTCTATGCTAATTAGAAGGAAGAAAACCACTTACATCATAAAGCACTTCACCGAGTTTCATCTTGACGGCACCGCTTTTGTAGACTAGAAGTTTTCCCATGAAACCATTTGCCGAGGCAGCTTTTAAATCACAAGCCTTCTCAGCACCACCTCTAATATTTGGCTTGCTTCCACGGGTTTCTGTTGCTGCCGATTGATTTGCCAAAGGAACAGCCGGTAACCTCATAAAAAGCATTTTCGGTTCTTCACTATCTTCCTGCCAACAAACAAGTGATCCACACAATATGTTACTGCGGAGTTTCTAGAGTAAGTGTGTGTGACATTTGATTCTcggattattttatatttgtaatgtTCACAAACCGTAAGAGCGAGATCAGCAGCTGTGTTGAGTGCCTCTTCATGATTTCCCACATCCTTTA includes the following:
- the LOC103847203 gene encoding uncharacterized protein LOC103847203 isoform X1; translated protein: MEQKPPVRKMKFAPKAPPKRVPKPEVKPEVVEDDNNSAQAAELLRRVTERSLRRPKGEKKVAASQVAWMGGVVNSARSNRFSNGYAGAHGSNVPQEISYQEPWDYYSYYPITLPLRRPNAGDPEVLDVDEFIKDVGNHEEALNTAADLALTEDSEEPKMLFMRLPAVPLANQSAATETRGSKPNIRGGAEKACDLKAASANGFMGKLLVYKSGAVKMKLGEVLYDVSPGLKSEFAQDVMAVNTDEKNCCLVGDVYKHAVLTPDIDSILKDIDNM
- the LOC103847203 gene encoding uncharacterized protein LOC103847203 isoform X2; translation: MIIIVHKLRSCYAESLSLRRPKGEKKVAASQVAWMGGVVNSARSNRFSNGYAGAHGSNVPQEISYQEPWDYYSYYPITLPLRRPNAGDPEVLDVDEFIKDVGNHEEALNTAADLALTEDSEEPKMLFMRLPAVPLANQSAATETRGSKPNIRGGAEKACDLKAASANGFMGKLLVYKSGAVKMKLGEVLYDVSPGLKSEFAQDVMAVNTDEKNCCLVGDVYKHAVLTPDIDSILKDIDNM